AAAGCAAGGTTTAGATCCTATCGCGGCCACAGCAGCATCGCGTTGGTTTACACAAGGATTTATCAGCAGTCATCCTGATGTGGTCGAGACCTTGTCTGAGGCGCTTGCCACTGGTAGTAGCGAAGGTTATGCCAGTTGTTGTGAAGCGTTATCGACCGCTGATACACGTTCGCAATTACGAGATATTGATGCTGCTATTACCGTATTGGCAGGGTCAGCCGATCCGGTAACGACAGTTGAGGATGCTCAATATATGGTCGAACGCATTCCCAATGCCACGCTCGCTACCATTGAGGCGTCACACATCTCAAACATTGAACAACCTGACGTATTCAATCAGTTTATACGGCAATACTTGGTGCATTGATCACGTCACTGCTACGGCGTATCCAAGCCAAGCTACAAAAGCACTACCCACAAGGACGTTACCCCCAACAAGGAAGAAACATGAAAAAATCATTGCAAGCATTGGTTATTAGCATTGCTGTCTGTAGTGCCTTTAGCGCTCACGCTGATATCAATATCGATAAAGAAGTTAAAAGTGTTGAAAAAAAGGTGATTGAATGGCGACGCGACATTCATCAGCACCCTGAACTGAGTAATCGGGAAACCCGTACCGCTGCTATCGTGGCTAAGCATTTAAAATCTCTCGGTATGCAGGTCGAAACTGATATCGCCCATACTGGTGTTGTGGGCTACTTAAAAGGGGCAAAACCCGGCCCGACCGTAATGCTACGCGCAGACATGGATGCCCTACCCGTCACCGAAAAAGCCGATGTCCCATTTAAATCAACGATCGTTACCAAATATATGGGAGAAGACGTGGGTGTGATGCATGCCTGCGGCCACGATACCCACGTGGCCATGCTCATGGGAACGGCTGAAGTATTGGCTGCGGTACAAAAAGAGCTGCACGGCAATATCATGTTTGTGTTTCAGCCAGCAGAAGAAGGCGCGCCTAAAGGAGAAGAAGGTGGTGCCAACTTGATGTTAAAAGAAGGCATATTTAAAAAGTATCAACCAGATGTTGCGTTTGGATTGCATATTATGTCGAATCTAAACACTGGACAGATTGGTTATCGAAGCGGCCCTATCATGGCCAGTGGCGACACGTTTGATATTACCGTAAAGGGCAAACAGACTCATGGTTCAGCGCCGTGGAATGGCGTTGATCCTATTGCTGCCGCGTCACAGATCGTGACTGGGGTCAATCATATTGTCAGTCGTCAAATTGACATCACTAAAGAGCCCGCCATTATCTCATTCGGTAAAATAAGTGGCGGTGTCCGCGACAATATTATTCCAGACAGTGTTAACATGATTGGTACGATTCGTAACTTCGATATGGACAATCGCGCTAAAATTTTTGACAACATAAAGACAACGGCCTCCCATATAGCCATGGCATCAGGCGCAGAGGCAGACGTCAAAATCACCAAAGGCTATCCTGTCACCATCAACGATCCCGCGCTTACCGCGCAGATGCTGCCCACGCTCAAAAATGTAGCAGGTGCTGACAATGTCTTTGATGTACCAAAATTAACAGCCTCTGAAGACTTTGCGTTTTATTCTCAAGAAGTACCGAGTTTGTTTATTTTCTTAGGCGGTACACCGGTAGGACAAGACGCCAGTAAAGCACCCTACAACCACTCTCCCTATTTTTACGCCGACGAATCCTCTTTTAAAATCGGTACTAAAGCGCTGAGTCAGCTGGCCATAGATTATTTAGCCATGAATCAGTGACGCATAAAACCTAGGCGTCTCAATGACGCTAAACTATTACCTATAGCTTTGCCATATTAACAAGGAAAACATATGAGTATCAGTCAGGCCATCGAAAAAGTCGAAGCACGTTATGCCCACCAACCTGAATTCGTTCAAGCGGTCAAAGAAGTTGCCATGACGATTGCACCGCTATACGACGCCCATCCTGAATACAATACGTTGAAAGTATTCGAGCGTCTCGTTGAGCCTGACCGCATTATGGCGTTTCGTATTAACTGGGAAAATGATCAAGGCGAAGTGCAGGTCAACCGAGGTTGGCGCGTCCAGTTTAGCAATGCGCTGGGGCCTTACAAAGGCGGTGTACGGTTTCACCCTACCGTCAATCAATCTGTTTTGAAGTTTTTGGGTTTTGAGCAAATATTCAAAAATGCACTGACTGGATTGCCAATGGGCGGCGGTAAAGGTGGCTCAGATTTTGACCCCAAAGGCAAAACGGACAGCGAAATACGCCGCTTCTGTTATGCCTTTATGCGCGAACTACATCACTACGTGAATAAAGACATTGATGTGCCTGCAGGCGACATTGGCGTCGGTGGGCGTGAAGTCAGTTATATGTTTGCCATGTATAAAAATCTCACGCATGAATATGGCGGCGTGTTGACTGGGAAAGGCGTGGGTTTTGGCGGAAGTTTGATGCGAACAGAAGCAACAGGATATGGCGCCGTATATTTCTTAGAAAATATGCTGGCGGCGCAACACGAAACCATCAGTGGCAAAAGAATACTCATTTCAGGCGCAGGTAATGTCTCACTACATGCTGCGGAAAAAGCCCATATGCTGGGCGGTATCGTCGTCACAGTATCAGACTCACAAGGTACTTTGTACGATGAAGCGGGTCT
This is a stretch of genomic DNA from Psychrobacter alimentarius. It encodes these proteins:
- the gdhA gene encoding NADP-specific glutamate dehydrogenase, which produces MSISQAIEKVEARYAHQPEFVQAVKEVAMTIAPLYDAHPEYNTLKVFERLVEPDRIMAFRINWENDQGEVQVNRGWRVQFSNALGPYKGGVRFHPTVNQSVLKFLGFEQIFKNALTGLPMGGGKGGSDFDPKGKTDSEIRRFCYAFMRELHHYVNKDIDVPAGDIGVGGREVSYMFAMYKNLTHEYGGVLTGKGVGFGGSLMRTEATGYGAVYFLENMLAAQHETISGKRILISGAGNVSLHAAEKAHMLGGIVVTVSDSQGTLYDEAGLNQEKIDWLKAQKAKSKPLADYVDVYGGEWLANQKPWQFKGDIAIPSATQNEVTVDDAKLMVDNGIIYVVEGANMPLTAEAIDYVRLHRVHYAPGKAANAGGVAVSALEMSQNSVRQYKTFEQIDLRLKNIMKNIHDSAADASEQYGQTDHGYIDYMAGANIVGFKRVADALVAYGILN
- a CDS encoding M20 family metallopeptidase produces the protein MKKSLQALVISIAVCSAFSAHADINIDKEVKSVEKKVIEWRRDIHQHPELSNRETRTAAIVAKHLKSLGMQVETDIAHTGVVGYLKGAKPGPTVMLRADMDALPVTEKADVPFKSTIVTKYMGEDVGVMHACGHDTHVAMLMGTAEVLAAVQKELHGNIMFVFQPAEEGAPKGEEGGANLMLKEGIFKKYQPDVAFGLHIMSNLNTGQIGYRSGPIMASGDTFDITVKGKQTHGSAPWNGVDPIAAASQIVTGVNHIVSRQIDITKEPAIISFGKISGGVRDNIIPDSVNMIGTIRNFDMDNRAKIFDNIKTTASHIAMASGAEADVKITKGYPVTINDPALTAQMLPTLKNVAGADNVFDVPKLTASEDFAFYSQEVPSLFIFLGGTPVGQDASKAPYNHSPYFYADESSFKIGTKALSQLAIDYLAMNQ